A genomic stretch from Falco naumanni isolate bFalNau1 chromosome 6, bFalNau1.pat, whole genome shotgun sequence includes:
- the PLAGL1 gene encoding zinc finger protein PLAGL1 isoform X1: protein MSTDLLWCEDCGKSLIGECRLHGPLIKAKDRVIPSRARLTLPHYLTLRVLELRAGNQQILGVFAKKVIQKRTQFGPYVGQLSTKLTRYDESRLVLQVLKDGGKYFLDTPNEDCGNWMMFVRLARNQEEQTLVAYQHCGEVYFTTVKPIEPHTELKVWYAADYAKFMEASAVFIKEESDVYPLPPVGKEPVDPWICSSCRSTFATFALLESHQCILKDRVVTTKFRPQNKLGPVKAKSKVKGKLRGTALGKSIAQCFGTISCSSAAKLGCASSGSTCDALVRFIPKWRNSRSSLLKGREVKQPDSYPCRLCGKIFDSIDKLTVHSYVHKGERPYKCSQHGCTKAFISKYKLLRHSATHSPQKSHQCGYCEKTFHRKDHLKNHLQTHDPNKMAFKCEDCGKKYNTKLGYKRHLALHAATSGDLTCRVCAQEFGGTEVLLEHLKSHAGKPAGNTKEKKHKCDHCERHFYTRKDVRRHMVVHTGCKDFLCQFCAQRFGRKDHLTRHTRKTHSQELLKSRLQNGDSVGLLDQLFPFRLKEDASTLPPFPEGVSVQNGILNSSESEEYNCSHLHSQPSLQTALPLETSHLQRMGCADGLPAVHPAPCSAAIPANLNLQQPNKYDISSTSFAAGSLKNLPIKVDVKGYNVHLEDLPLPEPQSLHKISLEEASSGPAGDTNKYPVHKETEAAAETTSLPFMDLTHVMSFWQLPPGDNQNTTGDITMAFGPEEPSHRLNGLGQQQGLQLAAGGMAINHLHHLPRSFPSTTNSVTLPHFHHAFK from the exons GGTGTGAAGATTGCGGTAAAAGCCTTATAGGAGAATGCAGACTCCACGGACCACTCATCAAGGCTAAAGATAGGGTTATTCCTAGCCGAGCCCGTCTCACCCTACCTCATTACCTCACTTTGCGAGTGTTGGAGCTGCGAGCTGGAAACCAGCAGA TCCTTGGAGTATTTGCAAAGAAAGTAATACAGAAGAGAACACAGTTTGGTCCTTATGTCGGTCAACTGTCTACAAAACTGACCCGCTATGATGAGAGCAGGCTAGTCTTGCAG GTATTGAAAGATGGAGGGAAGTACTTTCTGGACACTCCCAATGAAGACTGTGGAAACTGGATGATGTTTGTCCGGCTAGCCCGGAACCAAGAAGAACAGACCCTTGTGGCTTATCAGCACTGTGGAGAAGTCTACTTCACAACTGTTAAG CCAATTGAACCCCACACAGAACTGAAAGTGTGGTATGCTGCCGATTATGCCAAATTTATGGAAGCTTCTGCGGTCTTCATTAAAGAAGAATCTGATGTCTATCCTTTGCCTCCCGTAGGA aaagAGCCCGTAGACCCTTGGATATGCTCCAGCTGTAGAAGCACTTTTGCAACTTTTGCTCTGCTGGAATCTCACCAGTGCATCCTTAAAGACCGAGTCGTTACCACCAAGTTCAGACCACAAAATAAATTGGGACctgtaaaagcaaaaagcaaagttaAAGGGAAACTGAGAGGAACAGCATTAGGCAAAAGCATTGCTCAATGCTTTGGGACCATTTCCTGTTCCTCTGCTGCAAAGCTTGGCTGTGCCAGCTCAGGAAGCACTTGTGATGCTCTTGTGAGGTTTATACCTAAATGGAGAAACAGCCGGTCTTCACTGTTGAAGGGAAGAGAAGTGAAGCAGCCAGACAGTTACCCGTGCCGACTCTGTGGGAAGATATTCGATTCCATTGACAAGCTCACAGTCCACAGTTACGTGCACAAAGGGGAGCGTCCCTACAAGTGTTCACAGCACGGATGCACAAAAGCCTTCATTTCCAAATATAAACTGCTCAG GCATTCAGCCACTCATTCTCCACAGAAATCTCACCAGTGTGGCTACTGTGAAAAGACCTTTCACAGGAAAGACCATCTAAAGAACCACCTTCAGACTCATGACCCTAACAAGATGGCCTTCAAGTGTGAAGACTGTGGCAAGAAGTACAACACCAAGCTAGGCTATAAGAGACACTTGGCTCTGCATGCAGCCACCAGTGGGGACCTTACCTGTAGGGTATGTGCCCAGGAGTTTGGTGGTACTGAAGTTTTGTTGGAACACCTCAAAAGCCATGCAGGGAAGCCAGCTggcaacacaaaggaaaagaaacataagTGTGACCACTGTGAGCGTCACTTCTACACCCGTAAAGATGTGCGACGTCACATGGTAGTTCACACAGGCTGCAAAGACTTTCTGTGCCAGTTTTGCGCCCAGAGGTTTGGGCGGAAGGACCACTTGACCCGCCATACTAGGAAGACTCATTCACAagaactgctgaaaagcaggtTGCAGAATGGTGATTCAGTGGGTCTCCTTGACCAGCTTTTTCCATTCAGACTGAAGGAAGATGCCAGCACACTGCCCCCTTTTCCTGAAGGGGTCTCTGTGCAGAATGGGATTTTGAATAGTTCAGAATCAGAGGAATACAACTGTTCACATCTCCATTCCCAGCCGAGCTTACAAACCGCTCTTCCTCTTGAAACTTCTCACTTGCAAAGGATGGGCTGTGCAGACGGCCTTCCAGCTGTCCATCCCGCACCATGCTCAGCAGCCATTCCGGCCAACCTGAACCTTCAGCAGCCTAATAAATATGACATTAGTTCTACCTCATTTGCAGCAGGATCCCTCAAGAATCTGCCAATAAAAGTGGATGTTAAAGGTTACAATGTGCATCTTGAGGACCTGCCGTTACCAGAACCTCAATCTCTCCACAAAATCAGTCTGGAAGAAGCTTCCTCAGGGCCTGCAGGGGATACTAACAAGTATCCAGTGCACAAggagacagaagcagcagctgaaactACGAGCCTGCCTTTCATGGATCTAACTCATGTGATGAGTTTCTGGCAGCTCCCACCAGGTGACAACCAGAACACTACTGGGGACATCACGATGGCATTTGGTCCAGAGGAACCATCACACAGGCTGAATGGCCTTGGCCAACAGCAAGGTCTTCAGCTAGCAGCTGGTGGGATGGCCATAAACCATCTGCATCATCTTCCTCGTTCCTTTCCGTCCACTACCAATTCTGTAACGTTGCCTCATTTTCACCATGCCTTCAAATAA
- the PLAGL1 gene encoding zinc finger protein PLAGL1 isoform X2: MMFVRLARNQEEQTLVAYQHCGEVYFTTVKPIEPHTELKVWYAADYAKFMEASAVFIKEESDVYPLPPVGKEPVDPWICSSCRSTFATFALLESHQCILKDRVVTTKFRPQNKLGPVKAKSKVKGKLRGTALGKSIAQCFGTISCSSAAKLGCASSGSTCDALVRFIPKWRNSRSSLLKGREVKQPDSYPCRLCGKIFDSIDKLTVHSYVHKGERPYKCSQHGCTKAFISKYKLLRHSATHSPQKSHQCGYCEKTFHRKDHLKNHLQTHDPNKMAFKCEDCGKKYNTKLGYKRHLALHAATSGDLTCRVCAQEFGGTEVLLEHLKSHAGKPAGNTKEKKHKCDHCERHFYTRKDVRRHMVVHTGCKDFLCQFCAQRFGRKDHLTRHTRKTHSQELLKSRLQNGDSVGLLDQLFPFRLKEDASTLPPFPEGVSVQNGILNSSESEEYNCSHLHSQPSLQTALPLETSHLQRMGCADGLPAVHPAPCSAAIPANLNLQQPNKYDISSTSFAAGSLKNLPIKVDVKGYNVHLEDLPLPEPQSLHKISLEEASSGPAGDTNKYPVHKETEAAAETTSLPFMDLTHVMSFWQLPPGDNQNTTGDITMAFGPEEPSHRLNGLGQQQGLQLAAGGMAINHLHHLPRSFPSTTNSVTLPHFHHAFK, encoded by the exons ATGATGTTTGTCCGGCTAGCCCGGAACCAAGAAGAACAGACCCTTGTGGCTTATCAGCACTGTGGAGAAGTCTACTTCACAACTGTTAAG CCAATTGAACCCCACACAGAACTGAAAGTGTGGTATGCTGCCGATTATGCCAAATTTATGGAAGCTTCTGCGGTCTTCATTAAAGAAGAATCTGATGTCTATCCTTTGCCTCCCGTAGGA aaagAGCCCGTAGACCCTTGGATATGCTCCAGCTGTAGAAGCACTTTTGCAACTTTTGCTCTGCTGGAATCTCACCAGTGCATCCTTAAAGACCGAGTCGTTACCACCAAGTTCAGACCACAAAATAAATTGGGACctgtaaaagcaaaaagcaaagttaAAGGGAAACTGAGAGGAACAGCATTAGGCAAAAGCATTGCTCAATGCTTTGGGACCATTTCCTGTTCCTCTGCTGCAAAGCTTGGCTGTGCCAGCTCAGGAAGCACTTGTGATGCTCTTGTGAGGTTTATACCTAAATGGAGAAACAGCCGGTCTTCACTGTTGAAGGGAAGAGAAGTGAAGCAGCCAGACAGTTACCCGTGCCGACTCTGTGGGAAGATATTCGATTCCATTGACAAGCTCACAGTCCACAGTTACGTGCACAAAGGGGAGCGTCCCTACAAGTGTTCACAGCACGGATGCACAAAAGCCTTCATTTCCAAATATAAACTGCTCAG GCATTCAGCCACTCATTCTCCACAGAAATCTCACCAGTGTGGCTACTGTGAAAAGACCTTTCACAGGAAAGACCATCTAAAGAACCACCTTCAGACTCATGACCCTAACAAGATGGCCTTCAAGTGTGAAGACTGTGGCAAGAAGTACAACACCAAGCTAGGCTATAAGAGACACTTGGCTCTGCATGCAGCCACCAGTGGGGACCTTACCTGTAGGGTATGTGCCCAGGAGTTTGGTGGTACTGAAGTTTTGTTGGAACACCTCAAAAGCCATGCAGGGAAGCCAGCTggcaacacaaaggaaaagaaacataagTGTGACCACTGTGAGCGTCACTTCTACACCCGTAAAGATGTGCGACGTCACATGGTAGTTCACACAGGCTGCAAAGACTTTCTGTGCCAGTTTTGCGCCCAGAGGTTTGGGCGGAAGGACCACTTGACCCGCCATACTAGGAAGACTCATTCACAagaactgctgaaaagcaggtTGCAGAATGGTGATTCAGTGGGTCTCCTTGACCAGCTTTTTCCATTCAGACTGAAGGAAGATGCCAGCACACTGCCCCCTTTTCCTGAAGGGGTCTCTGTGCAGAATGGGATTTTGAATAGTTCAGAATCAGAGGAATACAACTGTTCACATCTCCATTCCCAGCCGAGCTTACAAACCGCTCTTCCTCTTGAAACTTCTCACTTGCAAAGGATGGGCTGTGCAGACGGCCTTCCAGCTGTCCATCCCGCACCATGCTCAGCAGCCATTCCGGCCAACCTGAACCTTCAGCAGCCTAATAAATATGACATTAGTTCTACCTCATTTGCAGCAGGATCCCTCAAGAATCTGCCAATAAAAGTGGATGTTAAAGGTTACAATGTGCATCTTGAGGACCTGCCGTTACCAGAACCTCAATCTCTCCACAAAATCAGTCTGGAAGAAGCTTCCTCAGGGCCTGCAGGGGATACTAACAAGTATCCAGTGCACAAggagacagaagcagcagctgaaactACGAGCCTGCCTTTCATGGATCTAACTCATGTGATGAGTTTCTGGCAGCTCCCACCAGGTGACAACCAGAACACTACTGGGGACATCACGATGGCATTTGGTCCAGAGGAACCATCACACAGGCTGAATGGCCTTGGCCAACAGCAAGGTCTTCAGCTAGCAGCTGGTGGGATGGCCATAAACCATCTGCATCATCTTCCTCGTTCCTTTCCGTCCACTACCAATTCTGTAACGTTGCCTCATTTTCACCATGCCTTCAAATAA